One Pseudomonas entomophila genomic window carries:
- a CDS encoding LLM class flavin-dependent oxidoreductase — protein sequence MQFGIYSVGDVTRDPTTGRIPSEAERLSAMVRIALKAEEVGLDVFATGEHHNPPFVTSSPTTLLAFIAAQTSRLILSTSTTLITTNDPVRLAEEYAVLQHLSGGRMDLMLGRGNTAPVYPWFGKDIMQGLPLALDNYDLLHRLWREENINWEGRFRTPLHRFTSIPRPLDNLPPFVWHGSIRTPEIAEQAARHGDGFFASHILWPKGHFQRMVAFYRSRFAHYGHGTPQQAMVGLGGHIYVNRQSQVARERFRPFFDNAPVYGHGPSLEEFMRETPLSVGSPQEIIDKTLTFREQFGDYQRQLFLFDHAGIPLPEVLDMLELFGSEILPVLRRETAKGRNPGAAEPPTHAGRLAQREQRAE from the coding sequence CTCAAGGCCGAAGAAGTCGGCCTGGACGTGTTCGCCACCGGCGAGCACCACAACCCACCCTTCGTGACCTCGTCGCCCACCACCCTGCTGGCGTTCATCGCCGCGCAGACCTCACGCCTGATCCTCTCCACCTCGACCACGCTGATCACCACCAACGACCCGGTGCGCCTGGCCGAGGAATACGCGGTGCTGCAGCACCTGTCGGGCGGGCGCATGGACCTGATGCTCGGGCGCGGCAACACCGCGCCGGTCTACCCCTGGTTCGGCAAGGACATCATGCAGGGCCTGCCGCTGGCGCTGGACAACTACGACCTGTTGCACCGCCTGTGGCGCGAAGAGAACATCAACTGGGAAGGCCGCTTCCGCACCCCGCTGCACCGCTTCACGTCGATTCCCCGGCCACTGGACAACCTGCCGCCCTTCGTCTGGCATGGCTCGATCCGCACCCCGGAGATCGCCGAGCAGGCGGCGCGCCATGGTGATGGTTTCTTCGCCAGCCACATCCTCTGGCCCAAGGGGCACTTCCAGCGCATGGTGGCGTTCTACCGCTCGCGCTTCGCCCACTACGGCCACGGCACCCCGCAACAGGCCATGGTCGGGCTGGGCGGGCACATCTACGTCAACCGCCAGTCCCAAGTCGCCCGCGAGCGCTTCCGCCCGTTCTTCGACAACGCGCCGGTGTATGGCCATGGCCCTTCGCTGGAAGAGTTCATGCGCGAGACTCCGCTGTCGGTGGGTAGCCCCCAGGAGATCATCGACAAGACCCTGACCTTCCGCGAGCAGTTCGGCGACTACCAGCGCCAGCTGTTCCTGTTCGACCATGCCGGCATCCCTTTGCCGGAGGTGCTGGACATGCTGGAGCTGTTCGGCAGCGAGATCCTGCCGGTGCTGCGCCGGGAAACCGCCAAGGGGCGCAACCCCGGCGCAGCCGAGCCACCGACCCACGCCGGGCGCCTCGCCCAACGCGAACAACGCGCGGAGTGA
- the radA gene encoding DNA repair protein RadA — MAKAKRLYGCTECGATFPKWAGQCGDCGAWNTLVETMIESGGAAAPSGRAGWTGQQAQIKTLAEVSVEEIPRFTTSSTELDRVLGGGLVDGSVVLIGGDPGIGKSTILLQTLCNIAVQMPALYVTGEESQQQVAMRSRRLGLPQDQLKVMTETCIETIIATARVEKPRVMVIDSIQTIFTEQLQSAPGGVAQVRESTALLVRYAKQSGTAIFLVGHVTKEGSLAGPRVLEHMVDTVLYFEGESDGRLRLLRAVKNRFGAVNELGVFGMTDRGLKEVSNPSAIFLNRTQEEVPGSVVMATWEGTRPMLVEVQALVDDSHLANPRRVTLGLDQNRLAMLLAVLHRHGGIPTHDQDVFLNVVGGVKVLETASDLALLAAVMSSLRNRPLAHGLLVFGEIGLSGEVRPVPSGQERLKEAAKHGFKRAIVPKGNAPKEAPAGLQVIAVTRLEQALDALFE; from the coding sequence ATGGCCAAGGCCAAGCGCTTGTATGGCTGCACCGAGTGCGGCGCGACCTTCCCCAAGTGGGCCGGCCAGTGCGGCGACTGCGGTGCCTGGAACACCCTGGTCGAAACCATGATCGAGAGCGGCGGCGCTGCCGCGCCGAGCGGCCGTGCCGGCTGGACCGGGCAGCAGGCGCAGATCAAGACCCTGGCCGAGGTGAGCGTCGAGGAGATCCCGCGCTTCACCACCAGCAGCACCGAGCTCGACCGGGTGCTGGGGGGCGGCCTGGTGGACGGCTCCGTGGTGCTGATCGGTGGCGACCCCGGCATCGGCAAGTCGACCATCCTCCTGCAGACCTTGTGCAACATCGCCGTGCAGATGCCCGCGCTGTACGTCACCGGCGAGGAGTCGCAGCAACAGGTGGCCATGCGTTCGCGGCGCCTGGGCCTGCCCCAGGACCAGCTCAAGGTGATGACCGAGACCTGCATCGAAACCATCATCGCCACTGCCCGTGTGGAGAAACCGCGGGTGATGGTGATCGACTCGATCCAGACCATCTTCACCGAGCAGTTGCAGTCGGCCCCCGGCGGCGTGGCCCAGGTGCGCGAGAGCACGGCGCTGCTGGTGCGCTACGCCAAGCAGAGCGGCACGGCGATCTTCCTGGTCGGCCATGTCACCAAGGAAGGCTCGTTGGCCGGCCCACGGGTGCTGGAGCACATGGTCGACACCGTGCTGTATTTCGAGGGTGAGTCCGATGGCCGCCTGCGCCTGCTGCGGGCGGTGAAGAACCGCTTCGGCGCGGTCAACGAACTGGGCGTGTTCGGCATGACCGACCGGGGCTTGAAAGAAGTCTCGAACCCTTCGGCGATCTTCCTCAACCGCACCCAGGAAGAAGTGCCAGGCAGTGTGGTCATGGCCACGTGGGAGGGGACCCGGCCGATGCTGGTGGAGGTGCAGGCATTGGTCGACGACAGCCACCTGGCCAACCCGCGCCGGGTCACGCTGGGCCTGGACCAGAACCGCCTGGCCATGCTGCTGGCGGTGCTGCACCGGCATGGCGGCATCCCCACCCACGACCAGGACGTGTTCCTCAACGTGGTCGGCGGGGTCAAGGTGCTGGAGACCGCCTCCGACCTGGCGTTGCTGGCGGCAGTGATGTCGAGCCTGCGCAACCGCCCGCTGGCCCATGGCCTGCTGGTGTTCGGCGAGATCGGCCTGTCGGGCGAGGTACGCCCGGTCCCCAGTGGCCAGGAACGCCTGAAGGAAGCGGCCAAGCATGGCTTCAAGCGCGCCATCGTGCCCAAGGGCAACGCCCCGAAGGAAGCGCCGGCGGGCCTGCAGGTGATCGCCGTGACCCGCCTTGAACAGGCGCTGGATGCGTTGTTCGAGTAA
- the mscL gene encoding large-conductance mechanosensitive channel protein MscL, with the protein MGMLSEFKAFAVKGNVVDMAVGIIIGAAFGKIVSSFVGDVIMPPIGLLIGGVDFSDLAITLKAAEGDVPAVVLAYGKFIQTILDFIIVAFAIFMGVKVINRLKREEAVAPTAPPVPTAEETLLTEIRDLLKAQNRQP; encoded by the coding sequence ATGGGCATGCTCAGTGAATTCAAGGCCTTCGCGGTCAAGGGAAATGTCGTCGACATGGCGGTGGGTATCATCATCGGCGCGGCCTTCGGCAAGATCGTGTCGTCCTTCGTCGGTGACGTGATCATGCCCCCCATCGGCCTGCTGATCGGCGGCGTGGACTTCAGCGACCTGGCCATCACGCTCAAGGCCGCCGAAGGCGATGTGCCGGCCGTGGTGCTGGCTTATGGCAAGTTCATCCAGACCATCCTCGACTTCATCATCGTCGCCTTCGCCATTTTCATGGGGGTGAAGGTGATCAACCGCCTCAAGCGCGAAGAAGCCGTGGCCCCGACCGCACCGCCAGTGCCCACCGCCGAAGAAACCCTGCTGACCGAGATTCGCGACCTGCTCAAGGCGCAGAACCGCCAGCCCTGA
- a CDS encoding ferredoxin--NADP reductase — protein sequence MSASADKFTRQTLLDVQPLTPNLFSLRVSRDTGFRFRAGQFARLGVTKADGSVVWRAYSMVSAPHDEFLDFFSIVVPGGEFTSELSRLAEGDSLLIDRQAFGYLTLDRFVGGRDLWLLATGTGIAPFMSILQDFEAWERFDNIKLVYSVREAKELAYLEEIAGLEQRDYLAEFAGKLQFIPVVTREQHPGALNARITTLIENGELENAAGLALSPEHSRIMLCGNPDMIDETRKVLKARDLQLSLSKRPGQVAVENYW from the coding sequence ATGTCCGCCAGTGCCGACAAGTTCACCCGCCAGACCCTGCTCGATGTCCAGCCTCTGACGCCCAACCTGTTCAGCCTGCGGGTCAGCCGTGATACGGGGTTTCGCTTCCGCGCCGGGCAGTTCGCTCGCCTGGGGGTGACCAAGGCTGACGGCAGCGTGGTCTGGCGTGCCTATTCCATGGTCAGCGCGCCCCATGACGAGTTTCTCGACTTCTTCTCCATCGTGGTGCCCGGTGGCGAATTCACCAGTGAGCTCAGCCGGCTGGCCGAGGGCGACAGCCTGCTGATCGACCGCCAGGCCTTCGGCTACCTGACACTCGATAGGTTCGTCGGCGGTCGCGACCTGTGGCTGCTTGCCACGGGGACTGGCATCGCGCCCTTCATGTCGATACTCCAGGATTTCGAGGCCTGGGAACGTTTCGACAACATCAAGCTGGTGTACTCGGTGCGCGAGGCGAAGGAGCTGGCTTATCTGGAGGAAATCGCTGGCCTGGAGCAACGCGACTATCTGGCGGAGTTCGCCGGCAAGCTGCAATTCATTCCGGTGGTAACCCGTGAGCAGCATCCTGGCGCATTGAACGCGCGCATCACCACGCTGATCGAAAATGGCGAGCTGGAGAACGCCGCGGGGCTGGCACTGTCGCCGGAGCATTCGCGGATCATGCTGTGCGGCAACCCGGACATGATCGACGAGACGCGCAAGGTGCTGAAGGCTCGCGACCTGCAACTGAGCCTGAGCAAGCGCCCTGGCCAGGTGGCGGTGGAGAACTACTGGTAA
- a CDS encoding methyltransferase, whose amino-acid sequence MPLFNSPFADLDLIRQPEQANDPLLAFDAADQYLLEYLAAQAPTANGKVLVLNDSFGALAASLAGQVAVISSGDSHLARMALEKNLARNGKGFDSVPFIPANQAWQGPFDRVLVRVPKTLALLEEQLIRLQGQLAPGAQVIAGAMIKHLPRAAGDLMEKYIGPVQASLAQKKARLLTATVAERPQACSPYPSRYRLDSPALELLNHANVFCREGLDIGTRAFLPHLPRDLGQARVADLGCGNGVLAIASALANPDAHYTLVDESYMAVQSARDNWQAALGERAVEIHAADGLAGQEKQSLDVVLCNPPFHQQQVVGDFLAWRMFQQAREALVVGGALYIVGNRHLGYHSKLARLFRGVEQVAATPKFVVLKARK is encoded by the coding sequence ATGCCCCTGTTCAACAGCCCCTTCGCCGACCTCGACCTGATCCGCCAGCCGGAGCAGGCCAATGACCCGCTGCTGGCCTTCGACGCCGCCGACCAGTATCTGCTGGAATACCTGGCCGCCCAGGCGCCGACCGCCAACGGCAAGGTGCTGGTGCTCAACGACAGCTTCGGCGCCCTGGCGGCCAGCCTGGCCGGACAGGTGGCGGTGATCAGCAGCGGCGACTCGCACCTGGCGCGCATGGCGCTGGAGAAAAACCTGGCACGTAACGGCAAGGGCTTTGACAGCGTGCCGTTCATTCCTGCCAACCAAGCCTGGCAAGGCCCGTTCGACCGGGTGCTGGTGCGGGTGCCCAAGACCCTGGCCTTGCTCGAGGAACAGTTGATCCGCCTGCAAGGCCAGCTTGCCCCGGGCGCCCAGGTGATCGCCGGCGCCATGATCAAGCACCTGCCACGCGCCGCGGGCGACCTGATGGAGAAGTACATCGGCCCGGTCCAGGCTTCACTGGCACAAAAGAAGGCCCGCCTGCTCACCGCCACCGTCGCCGAACGGCCACAGGCATGCTCGCCCTACCCTAGCCGCTACCGCCTGGACAGCCCTGCGCTGGAGCTGCTCAACCATGCCAACGTGTTCTGCCGCGAAGGACTGGACATTGGCACCCGGGCCTTCCTGCCCCACCTGCCGCGCGACCTGGGCCAGGCGCGGGTCGCGGACCTGGGCTGCGGCAACGGCGTGCTGGCCATCGCCAGCGCCCTGGCCAACCCCGATGCCCACTACACGCTGGTGGACGAGTCGTACATGGCAGTGCAATCGGCCCGGGACAACTGGCAGGCGGCGCTGGGCGAACGCGCAGTCGAGATTCACGCGGCCGACGGCTTGGCCGGGCAAGAAAAGCAGTCGCTGGATGTGGTGCTGTGCAACCCGCCGTTCCACCAGCAGCAAGTGGTCGGCGACTTCCTCGCCTGGCGGATGTTCCAGCAAGCCCGTGAGGCGCTGGTGGTCGGGGGGGCGTTGTATATCGTCGGCAACCGGCACCTGGGCTATCACAGCAAATTGGCGCGGTTGTTCCGAGGTGTCGAGCAGGTGGCGGCGACGCCGAAGTTCGTGGTGCTCAAAGCGCGTAAATGA
- a CDS encoding DUF2474 domain-containing protein, whose amino-acid sequence MNVEEKKPLWQRVGWLVLIWALSVAALGVVAYGMRMFMSAAGLSTH is encoded by the coding sequence ATGAACGTCGAAGAAAAGAAACCGCTGTGGCAACGTGTGGGTTGGCTGGTGCTGATCTGGGCGCTGAGTGTCGCGGCGCTGGGGGTGGTGGCCTATGGCATGCGCATGTTCATGAGCGCGGCGGGGTTGAGTACCCACTGA
- the cydB gene encoding cytochrome d ubiquinol oxidase subunit II: MGIDLPLIWAVIIIFGVMMYVVMDGFDLGIGMLFPFVKGERDRDVMMNTVAPVWDGNETWLVLGGAALFGAFPLAYSVVLEALYLPLILMLVGLIFRGVAFEFRFKARANKRHIWDKAFIWGSLVATFFQGVALGAFIEGFKVVDRKFAGGTLDWLTPFTLFCGLGLIVAYTLLGCTWLIMKTEGPLQQKMHDIARPLALVLLAVIGIVSLWTPIAYPQIAERWFSMPNLVWFMPVPILVLVTFYGLLRAVARNAHYTPFLLTLVLIFLGYSGLGISLWPNIIPPSISIWDAAAPPQSQGFMLVGTLFILPFILGYTYWSYYVFRGKVTHEDGYH, translated from the coding sequence ATGGGTATCGATCTTCCGCTGATCTGGGCCGTGATCATCATCTTCGGCGTCATGATGTACGTGGTGATGGATGGTTTCGACCTGGGGATCGGCATGCTTTTCCCCTTCGTGAAGGGCGAGCGTGACCGCGATGTGATGATGAACACCGTCGCCCCGGTATGGGACGGCAATGAAACCTGGCTGGTGCTGGGGGGCGCGGCGCTGTTCGGTGCCTTCCCGCTGGCCTATTCGGTGGTGCTCGAGGCGCTGTACCTGCCGTTGATCCTGATGCTGGTGGGCCTGATCTTCCGTGGCGTGGCCTTCGAGTTCCGCTTCAAGGCCAGAGCGAACAAACGGCATATATGGGACAAGGCGTTCATCTGGGGCTCGCTGGTGGCGACCTTCTTCCAGGGCGTGGCCCTGGGCGCCTTCATCGAAGGCTTCAAGGTGGTCGACCGCAAGTTCGCCGGCGGCACCCTGGACTGGCTGACCCCGTTCACGCTGTTCTGCGGCCTGGGCCTGATCGTGGCCTACACCTTGCTGGGTTGCACCTGGTTGATCATGAAGACCGAAGGGCCGCTGCAGCAGAAGATGCATGACATCGCCCGGCCCCTGGCGCTGGTGCTGCTGGCGGTTATCGGTATTGTCAGCCTGTGGACACCGATCGCCTACCCGCAGATCGCCGAACGCTGGTTCAGCATGCCCAACCTGGTCTGGTTCATGCCGGTGCCGATCCTGGTGCTGGTGACCTTCTACGGCTTGCTGCGGGCGGTGGCGCGAAACGCGCACTACACGCCGTTCCTGCTGACCCTGGTGCTGATCTTCCTGGGCTACAGCGGGTTGGGCATCAGCCTGTGGCCGAACATCATCCCGCCGTCGATCAGCATCTGGGACGCCGCGGCACCACCGCAGAGCCAGGGCTTCATGCTGGTGGGCACGTTGTTCATCCTGCCGTTCATTCTGGGTTACACCTACTGGAGCTACTACGTGTTCCGCGGCAAGGTGACCCATGAAGATGGCTATCACTAG
- a CDS encoding cytochrome ubiquinol oxidase subunit I, with protein sequence MFGLEALELARIQFAFTVSFHILFPAITIGLASYLAVLEGLWLKTGDNTYRDLYHFWSKIFAVNFGMGVVSGLVMAYQFGTNWSQFSDFAGSITGPLLTYEVLTAFFLEAGFLGVMLFGWNRVGRGLHFFATCMVALGTLVSTFWILASNSWMQTPQGYEIVNGQVIPVDWFAVIFNPSFPYRLMHMATAAFVATAFFVGSSAAWHLLRGRDNPAVRKMLSMAMWMALIVAPVQAVIGDFHGLNTLKHQPVKIAAIEGHWENKPGEPTPLILFGIPDMKAETTRFKVEIPALGSLILTHSLDKQVPAMKEFPPEDRPNSTIVFWSFRIMVGLGMLMILVGLWSLWLRKRGTLYSSRPFLYLTLWMGPSGLIAILAGWFTTEVGRQPWVVYGLMRTADGVSNHSYAQLGFTLVMFVVVYFALFGTGIGYMMRLVRKGPKTGEGEEHTPGGPGQKRTPARPLSAADEGHEADSTSLSEGN encoded by the coding sequence ATGTTCGGATTAGAAGCCCTAGAGCTCGCCCGAATCCAGTTTGCCTTTACCGTGTCCTTTCACATCCTGTTCCCGGCCATCACCATTGGCCTGGCGAGCTACCTGGCAGTCCTCGAAGGTCTTTGGCTGAAGACCGGCGACAACACCTACCGTGACCTGTACCACTTCTGGTCGAAGATCTTCGCCGTCAACTTCGGCATGGGCGTGGTCTCCGGCCTGGTCATGGCCTATCAATTCGGTACGAACTGGAGCCAGTTTTCCGATTTCGCTGGCTCCATCACCGGCCCGTTGCTCACCTACGAGGTGCTGACCGCCTTCTTCCTGGAGGCCGGTTTCCTCGGTGTCATGCTGTTCGGCTGGAACCGTGTCGGCCGCGGCCTGCATTTCTTCGCCACCTGCATGGTGGCGCTCGGCACGCTGGTGTCGACGTTCTGGATCCTGGCCTCCAACAGCTGGATGCAGACCCCCCAGGGCTACGAGATCGTCAATGGCCAGGTGATCCCGGTGGACTGGTTCGCCGTGATCTTCAACCCGTCGTTCCCCTATCGCCTGATGCACATGGCCACCGCGGCGTTCGTCGCCACCGCGTTCTTCGTCGGTTCGTCGGCGGCCTGGCACCTGCTGCGCGGGCGTGACAACCCAGCGGTGCGCAAGATGCTGTCGATGGCCATGTGGATGGCGCTGATCGTCGCGCCGGTGCAGGCGGTGATCGGTGACTTCCACGGGCTCAATACCCTCAAGCACCAGCCGGTGAAGATCGCCGCCATCGAGGGGCACTGGGAAAACAAGCCCGGCGAGCCGACCCCACTGATCCTGTTCGGCATCCCCGACATGAAAGCCGAGACCACGCGCTTCAAGGTCGAGATCCCGGCACTGGGCAGCCTGATCCTCACCCATAGCCTGGACAAGCAGGTCCCGGCCATGAAGGAGTTTCCACCCGAGGACCGGCCTAACTCCACCATCGTGTTCTGGTCGTTCCGGATCATGGTCGGGCTGGGCATGCTGATGATCCTGGTCGGCCTGTGGAGCCTGTGGCTGCGCAAGCGTGGCACGCTGTACAGCTCGCGGCCGTTCCTCTACCTCACCCTGTGGATGGGGCCATCGGGGCTGATCGCCATCCTCGCCGGCTGGTTCACCACCGAGGTTGGCCGCCAGCCGTGGGTGGTCTACGGGTTGATGCGCACCGCCGATGGGGTATCCAACCACAGCTACGCGCAGCTGGGCTTCACCCTGGTGATGTTCGTGGTGGTCTACTTCGCCCTGTTCGGCACCGGTATCGGCTACATGATGCGCCTGGTGCGCAAAGGGCCGAAAACCGGCGAAGGCGAGGAGCACACCCCTGGTGGCCCCGGCCAGAAACGCACGCCGGCACGGCCGTTGTCCGCCGCCGATGAAGGCCACGAGGCCGACTCCACCAGCCTGAGCGAGGGGAACTGA
- a CDS encoding MFS transporter yields the protein MSDSAPQLLRHHRPFIAFWLARVFTASGFQMLTVAIGWHLYQLTGNVLDLGLVGLVEFAPRVLFMLHTGHVADRHDRRKVAALCQTLQALIALVLALGSFTDNVSRELIFALAFLLGAARSFEMPATQALLPNVVPPGLFPRAVAASASASQAATIVAPAVGGLLYAFGSTWVYGPTVALYVIACLLTLNLDARQQLPQRGRASLDSLLAGIRFIRSRPDILGAISLDLFAVLLGGATALLPVFAKDILLTGAWGLGLLRSAPAVGALLMSLWLARFPVERKVGLTMFTAVGVFGVATIAFGLSTSFWFSLAVLVVLGAADMISMVIRSAFVQLETPDEMRGRVSAVNGLFIGASNQLGEFESGVTAHWFGTVPAVVLGGVGTLVVTGVWMKLFPTLTHRDRMHDG from the coding sequence ATGTCCGATTCCGCCCCGCAACTGCTGCGCCATCACCGCCCCTTCATCGCTTTCTGGCTGGCCCGGGTGTTCACCGCCAGTGGCTTCCAGATGCTCACCGTGGCCATCGGCTGGCACCTCTACCAACTGACCGGCAATGTCCTCGACCTGGGCCTGGTCGGCCTGGTCGAGTTCGCCCCCCGTGTGCTGTTCATGCTGCACACCGGCCACGTCGCCGACCGCCATGACCGGCGCAAGGTTGCCGCCCTGTGCCAGACCCTGCAGGCGCTGATCGCCCTGGTACTGGCCCTGGGCAGTTTTACCGACAACGTCAGCCGCGAGTTGATCTTTGCGCTGGCCTTCCTGCTGGGGGCCGCCCGTTCGTTCGAAATGCCAGCGACCCAGGCCCTGTTGCCCAACGTCGTGCCACCCGGGCTTTTCCCCCGTGCGGTGGCAGCCTCGGCTTCCGCTTCGCAGGCGGCGACCATCGTCGCCCCGGCGGTGGGCGGCCTGCTGTATGCCTTCGGCAGTACCTGGGTGTATGGCCCGACTGTGGCCCTGTATGTCATCGCCTGCCTGCTCACCCTGAACCTGGACGCCCGCCAGCAACTCCCACAACGCGGCCGCGCCAGCCTCGACTCGCTGCTGGCCGGGATCCGCTTCATCCGCAGCCGCCCGGACATCCTCGGCGCCATCTCGCTGGACCTGTTCGCCGTGCTGCTGGGCGGCGCCACCGCGCTGTTGCCGGTGTTCGCCAAGGACATCCTGCTCACCGGCGCCTGGGGCCTGGGCCTGCTGCGTTCGGCGCCCGCCGTCGGTGCGTTGCTGATGTCGCTGTGGTTGGCGCGCTTCCCGGTGGAGCGCAAGGTGGGGTTGACCATGTTCACCGCAGTGGGCGTGTTCGGCGTGGCGACCATCGCCTTCGGCCTCTCGACCTCCTTCTGGTTCTCCCTGGCGGTGCTGGTGGTGCTGGGCGCGGCGGACATGATCAGCATGGTCATCCGCAGCGCCTTCGTGCAGCTGGAGACGCCGGACGAGATGCGCGGCCGGGTGAGCGCCGTGAATGGGTTGTTCATCGGTGCCTCGAATCAGCTCGGCGAGTTCGAATCGGGCGTGACCGCGCACTGGTTTGGCACAGTGCCGGCAGTGGTGCTCGGTGGCGTGGGCACGCTGGTGGTGACCGGGGTGTGGATGAAGCTGTTCCCGACGCTGACCCATCGGGACCGGATGCATGACGGCTGA
- a CDS encoding NCS2 family permease → MLERLFQLRAHNTNVRTEILAGVTTFLAMAYILFVNPSILGETGMDKGAIFVATCLAAAIGSVTMGIIANYPIALAPGMGLNAFFTYTVVLHMGHTWQVALGAVFLSAVLFFLLSIFRIREWIVNSIPLPLRSAIAAGIGLFLALIALHNAGIVVDNQATLVGLGDLKQPAPILATLGFFLIVALEAMKVRGAVLIGILAVTVASIALGVTPFGGVVSMPPSLAPTFLQLDIAGALDVGLISVIFAFLFVDLFDNSGTLIGVAKRAGLMGKDGHMPKMGRALIADSTAAMAGSLLGTSTTTSYIESAAGVSAGGRTGLTAIVVAILFLLALFFAPLAGSVPAFATAPALLFVAVLMASGLAEINWDDVTEAAPVVVTALAMPLTYSIANGIAFGFIAWTAIKLISGRHRDLNPALVILSILFVIKLGWFNA, encoded by the coding sequence ATGCTGGAAAGGCTGTTTCAACTAAGAGCACACAACACCAACGTGCGCACCGAGATTCTCGCGGGCGTCACCACCTTCCTGGCCATGGCCTACATCCTGTTCGTCAACCCGAGCATCCTCGGCGAGACCGGCATGGACAAGGGCGCGATCTTCGTCGCCACCTGCCTGGCCGCGGCCATCGGCTCGGTGACCATGGGCATCATCGCCAACTACCCGATCGCCCTGGCGCCGGGCATGGGCCTGAACGCCTTCTTCACCTACACCGTGGTCCTGCACATGGGCCACACCTGGCAGGTGGCATTGGGCGCGGTGTTCCTCTCCGCGGTGCTGTTCTTCCTGCTGTCGATCTTCCGCATCCGCGAGTGGATCGTGAACAGCATCCCGCTGCCGCTGCGCTCGGCCATTGCCGCCGGTATCGGCCTGTTCCTGGCGCTGATCGCCCTGCATAACGCCGGCATCGTCGTCGATAACCAGGCGACCCTGGTGGGCCTTGGCGACCTCAAGCAACCGGCGCCGATCCTCGCCACCCTGGGCTTCTTCCTGATCGTCGCCCTCGAGGCGATGAAGGTGCGTGGCGCCGTGCTGATCGGCATCCTCGCCGTGACCGTCGCCTCGATTGCCCTGGGCGTCACCCCGTTCGGCGGCGTGGTGTCGATGCCACCATCGCTGGCCCCGACCTTCCTGCAACTGGACATCGCCGGCGCCCTCGACGTGGGCCTGATCAGCGTGATCTTCGCCTTCCTGTTCGTCGACCTGTTCGACAACTCCGGCACCCTGATCGGCGTGGCCAAGCGCGCCGGCCTGATGGGCAAGGACGGCCACATGCCGAAAATGGGCCGCGCCCTGATCGCCGACAGCACCGCCGCCATGGCCGGCTCGCTGCTGGGCACCTCGACCACCACCAGCTACATCGAATCGGCCGCGGGCGTGAGCGCCGGAGGCCGCACCGGCCTGACCGCCATCGTGGTCGCGATCCTGTTCCTGCTGGCGCTGTTCTTCGCCCCGCTGGCCGGCAGCGTGCCGGCCTTCGCCACCGCCCCGGCGCTGCTGTTCGTCGCCGTGCTGATGGCCTCGGGCCTGGCCGAGATCAACTGGGACGATGTCACCGAAGCCGCGCCGGTGGTGGTGACCGCCCTGGCCATGCCGCTGACCTACTCGATCGCCAACGGCATCGCCTTCGGTTTCATCGCCTGGACCGCCATCAAGCTGATCTCCGGTCGTCACCGCGACCTGAACCCGGCGTTGGTGATCCTGTCGATCCTGTTCGTCATCAAGCTGGGCTGGTTCAACGCATGA